A genomic stretch from Aedes albopictus strain Foshan chromosome 2, AalbF5, whole genome shotgun sequence includes:
- the LOC109416501 gene encoding uncharacterized protein LOC109416501 isoform X2: MFGIRLIIGVALLATLIQATPAEQFKRSKRTKRSILQALFGSTTSTTEPPTTTPDRDVVMESLENGEPVYLMKPKQDSDGPPAFVPMMPLRYFASPSGLHFIAVEPINFNDENEYVQQEGAEQQWQPNYLPVPVKNLPKGVHKKLPSQLQGLTSSEIRELSSLAKKIGVRNLDDLPPLEEVMSLLGTTTKHETIEAIRDYASTPTGLDLIKDYILSYQPVKRMDIIGSDGNAEDEKIPIEMLDAYAARGEVMYVNHPVPIVGYTVPNALNPNQLQEPNPTTEETPSPGFFSRIRSFFSFGSNSELPEEEPNTNLLANNQSELNLIPHIVIPLRHWSPAVDSSGYTLEDMQRYPIIPFLQEQSPYVMTPEPDQNAGNNAPSNDAMDPVLNEAHIYHDNIDVLDIKDDAPIAIQPPVRISLPEEQTGQFHKVDIAKVELPTAIKKPEQKQLDVITPKPAIALSTMKNIMVNDATVPMTTAAPPVTASAAAKEQQHELNKTTVPETTAAPQEH; the protein is encoded by the exons ATGTTTGGA ATAAGACTGATCATTGGAGTGGCATTACTAGCCACGCTTATTCAAGCTACCCCCGCCGAGCAGTTCAAGCGATCGAAGCGAACCAAACGAAGTATATTGCAGGCGCTGTTTGGTTCTACTACTTCCACTACTGAGCCACCAACTACAACTCCGGATCGGGATGTGGTGATGGAATCTTTAGAAAACGGCGAGCCCGTATATCTAATGAAGCCGAAGCAGGATTCTGACGGGCCTCCTGCATTCGTGCCAATGATGCCACTACGATACTTTGCATCGCCTTCGGGACTACATTTCATTGCAGTTGAACCCATCAATTTCAACGATGAAAACGAATATGTCCAACAAGAAGGAGCGGAGCAACAATGGCAACCTAATTATCTACCTGTTCCTGTGAAAAATCTACCGAAAGGAGTTCACAAAAAGCTTCCCTCGCAATTGCAAGGACTGACAAGTTCTGAGATCCGCGAGTTGAGTTCCCTGGCGAAAAAGATTGGAGTTAGAAACCTGGACGATTTACCACCATTGGAAGAGGTAATGTCATTGTTGGGCACGACTACGAAACATGAGACAATAGAGGCCATTCGAGATTATGCATCAACTCCAACTGGGCTGGATTTGATCAAAGACTATATCCTAAGTTATCAGCCTGTTAAGCGAATGGACATCATAGGATCCGACGGAAATGCGGAAGATGAAAAGATTCCTATTGAAATGCTTGATGCTTATGCAGCCCGTGGTGAAGTCATGTATGTTAATCATCCTGTTCCAATAGTTGGATATACCGTTCCCAATGCTTTGAATCCCAACCAATTACAAGAACCAAATCCAACTACAGAGGAAACGCCAAGCCCAGGATTTTTCTCACGAATTCGTTCATTTTTCTCTTTTGGATCGAATTCCGAATTACCCGAAGAAGAGCCCAACACAAATTTATTGGCCAACAATCAGTCCGAGTTGAACTTGATTCCCCACATCGTAATTCCCCTACGCCACTGGTCTCCTGCGGTTGACTCTAGCGGTTATACACTGGAAGACATGCAGCGCTATCCAATAATTCCCTTTCTACAAGAGCAGAGCCCCTACGTGATGACGCCTGAGCCGGATCAAAATGCCGGTAATAATGCACCTTCCAATGATGCTATGGATCCGGTACTAAATGAGGCACATATCTACCACGATAATATTGATGTGCTCGACATCAAAGATGATGCACCGATAGCAATCCAAccacctgtaagaatttctctacCGGAAGAACAAACCGGGCAGTTTCACAAAGTGGATATTGCCAAAGTTGAGTTACCTACTGCTAtcaaaaaaccagagcagaaacAACTAGACGTTATTACTCCAAAACCTGCGATAGCACTGAGCACCATGAAAAATATCATGGTGAATGATGCTACGGTACCAATGACCACAGCAGCACCACCAGtaacagcatc
- the LOC109416501 gene encoding uncharacterized protein LOC109416501 isoform X1, which produces MNKLHIRLIIGVALLATLIQATPAEQFKRSKRTKRSILQALFGSTTSTTEPPTTTPDRDVVMESLENGEPVYLMKPKQDSDGPPAFVPMMPLRYFASPSGLHFIAVEPINFNDENEYVQQEGAEQQWQPNYLPVPVKNLPKGVHKKLPSQLQGLTSSEIRELSSLAKKIGVRNLDDLPPLEEVMSLLGTTTKHETIEAIRDYASTPTGLDLIKDYILSYQPVKRMDIIGSDGNAEDEKIPIEMLDAYAARGEVMYVNHPVPIVGYTVPNALNPNQLQEPNPTTEETPSPGFFSRIRSFFSFGSNSELPEEEPNTNLLANNQSELNLIPHIVIPLRHWSPAVDSSGYTLEDMQRYPIIPFLQEQSPYVMTPEPDQNAGNNAPSNDAMDPVLNEAHIYHDNIDVLDIKDDAPIAIQPPVRISLPEEQTGQFHKVDIAKVELPTAIKKPEQKQLDVITPKPAIALSTMKNIMVNDATVPMTTAAPPVTASAAAKEQQHELNKTTVPETTAAPQEH; this is translated from the exons ATGAATAAATTGCAT ATAAGACTGATCATTGGAGTGGCATTACTAGCCACGCTTATTCAAGCTACCCCCGCCGAGCAGTTCAAGCGATCGAAGCGAACCAAACGAAGTATATTGCAGGCGCTGTTTGGTTCTACTACTTCCACTACTGAGCCACCAACTACAACTCCGGATCGGGATGTGGTGATGGAATCTTTAGAAAACGGCGAGCCCGTATATCTAATGAAGCCGAAGCAGGATTCTGACGGGCCTCCTGCATTCGTGCCAATGATGCCACTACGATACTTTGCATCGCCTTCGGGACTACATTTCATTGCAGTTGAACCCATCAATTTCAACGATGAAAACGAATATGTCCAACAAGAAGGAGCGGAGCAACAATGGCAACCTAATTATCTACCTGTTCCTGTGAAAAATCTACCGAAAGGAGTTCACAAAAAGCTTCCCTCGCAATTGCAAGGACTGACAAGTTCTGAGATCCGCGAGTTGAGTTCCCTGGCGAAAAAGATTGGAGTTAGAAACCTGGACGATTTACCACCATTGGAAGAGGTAATGTCATTGTTGGGCACGACTACGAAACATGAGACAATAGAGGCCATTCGAGATTATGCATCAACTCCAACTGGGCTGGATTTGATCAAAGACTATATCCTAAGTTATCAGCCTGTTAAGCGAATGGACATCATAGGATCCGACGGAAATGCGGAAGATGAAAAGATTCCTATTGAAATGCTTGATGCTTATGCAGCCCGTGGTGAAGTCATGTATGTTAATCATCCTGTTCCAATAGTTGGATATACCGTTCCCAATGCTTTGAATCCCAACCAATTACAAGAACCAAATCCAACTACAGAGGAAACGCCAAGCCCAGGATTTTTCTCACGAATTCGTTCATTTTTCTCTTTTGGATCGAATTCCGAATTACCCGAAGAAGAGCCCAACACAAATTTATTGGCCAACAATCAGTCCGAGTTGAACTTGATTCCCCACATCGTAATTCCCCTACGCCACTGGTCTCCTGCGGTTGACTCTAGCGGTTATACACTGGAAGACATGCAGCGCTATCCAATAATTCCCTTTCTACAAGAGCAGAGCCCCTACGTGATGACGCCTGAGCCGGATCAAAATGCCGGTAATAATGCACCTTCCAATGATGCTATGGATCCGGTACTAAATGAGGCACATATCTACCACGATAATATTGATGTGCTCGACATCAAAGATGATGCACCGATAGCAATCCAAccacctgtaagaatttctctacCGGAAGAACAAACCGGGCAGTTTCACAAAGTGGATATTGCCAAAGTTGAGTTACCTACTGCTAtcaaaaaaccagagcagaaacAACTAGACGTTATTACTCCAAAACCTGCGATAGCACTGAGCACCATGAAAAATATCATGGTGAATGATGCTACGGTACCAATGACCACAGCAGCACCACCAGtaacagcatc